Part of the Deinococcus roseus genome, GGCGGTCATGGCTTCTGCGATGTCCAGCAGGAAGCCGAGTTCCAGCGCTTCCACCAGTTCGGTGTTGTAGCGTGCGCTGGGGTCAGCGACCGACACGTTCTTGTAACGGGCCTGCAGTTCCTTCACGATCTTGACCTGGGCTTCCATGTCCTTGCCGTTGCGGAAGATGCCCACGTTCATCATCATGGTGTCCTGCAGTTCCTTGCGGATTTTGGCAGCATTGTCGGTGCCACTGTTGCTGCGCAGGCGGTCAATCAGGCCCTTGGAGTAAGCCTCGGGGTTGTTGGGCAGGGTTTCAAACTCTGCTTTCTGGGCGAACTTGGCTGCGGCCATGCCAGCACGGCGTCCGAACACGATCAAATCTCCCAGGGAGTTGGTCCCGAGGCGGTTGGCTCCGTGCAAACTCACGCAGGCCACTTCCCCTGCTGCGTACAGACCACGAACCAGGGTGCCGTCTTCGCTGGCCAGGGCTTCCCCGTCGATGGTGGTGGGCACCCCACCCATGGCGTAGTGGGCGGTGGGCTGGATCGGCACCAGTTCCTTCACCGGGTCCACACCCAGATAGGTGCGGGCAAAGTCGGTGATGTCTGGCAGGCGGCTCTCGATGATGTCCTTGGGCAGGTGGGTCAAATCCAGCATGATGGCGTCTTTTTCCTTGCCCACCCCGCGTCCCTCACGGATTTCGCGGTAGATGGCACGGGACACCATGTCACGGGGGGCCAGGTCCTTGATGGTGGGGGCGTAACGCTCCATGAAACGCTCTCCAGAGTCATTTCTGAGGATGCCTCCTTCACCACGCGCACCCTCGGTGATCAGAATGCCGAGTTTGGCAATGCCGGTGGGGTGGAACTGGTAGAACTCCAGGTCTTCCAGGGGCAGGCCTTTGCGGTAGTAGATGCTCATCAGGTCGCCGGTCAGGGACAGGGCATTGCTGGTGATCTTGAAGACGCGACCATATCCACCCGAAGCCAGAATCACGGATTTGGCATGGAAGGTGTGGATTTCACCGCTGGAAAGTTCCAGGGCCACCACGCCTTTGCAGACGTTGTCCTCGATGATCAGGTCCAGCACCTGGAACTCGTTGTAGAAAGTGGTTCCGGCTTTAACGTTCTGCTGGTACAGGGTCTGCAGGATCATGTGGCCCGTGCGGTCCACAGCGTAGCAGGCGCGTTCCACAGCAGATTTTCCGTATTCACGGGTGTGCCCGCCGAATTTGCGCTGGGCGATCTTGCCGTTGGGAAGGCGACTGAAGGGCAACCCCATGTGTTCGAGTTCGTACACGGCCTCGATCACGTCTTTGGAGAAGATCTCTGCTGCGTCCTGGTCGGTCAGGTAGTCGCCACCTTTGATGGTGTCGAACATGTGCCATTCCCAGTGGTCCTCGTTGACGTTCCCGAGGGCGGCACCCACCCCACCCTGTGCGGCTCCGGTGTGGGAGCGGGTGGGGTACAGTTTGCTGATCACAGCGACAGAAACGTTTTTGTTTTTTGCGGCATACAGGGAGGCCATGAGACCTGCTCCACCTGCGCCGACCACAAGGACATCGTAACGGTGATGCATATTGGCTCCTTATTGAGCAGGCTGGAAGGTGTAAAGGCCGATGGTGCCCCACACAAAAATCACACCCACAACGGTGTAGAAGATGGCTTTGGTCCAGAAACGGCGGTTCTTGCTGGGGATGTAGTCCTCGATGACGTAACGGGCACCGTTCACCCCGTGCAGGCCAGCCAGCACCATGATCAGCCAGTCATAGAGTTTCCAGACGGGTTTGTCCAGCTTGTTCACAATGGTTTCATAGCTGGCGGTGACCGACTCAGGGGCCTGAATGAAGGTCATGTAGATGTGACCGAGCACCAGGAACATCAGCACAATGCCGCTGATGCGCATGAACACCCACCAGAACAGTTCGGAGTTTCCGGTGGCCTGGGCCTTGGCGTCTTCAAAACGTTTTGCGCGAATCATGGTTTCAAGCCTCCGGGAACCAGCCGAGAATGCGGCCCAGGGTCAGCACTCCGGTCATGAGCCCACCCACTGCACTGATCACCAGCACCAGATAGAACAACTCCCGCTGAATTTTCACACCCCAGCCGGCAAAATCCATGAAGATGATGCGCAGCCCGTTGAGGGCGTGGTACAGCACCCCTGCGGTCACAAACACCAGGCCGATGGAGAAAAGCCAGTGGCTTTCCACGGCGTGCACAGCCTCATAGGCGTCTCTGCTGATGGCAATCGACCCGATAGAGAGGATGTGTAAAAGCAAGTACAGCAAGATTGCCAGCCCCGAAATGCGGTGCAGCATGAAGGCCCACTGTCCTTCCTTGCCTCGATACCCTCCGATCATGTTCTCCTCCTTGCGAATCCTTTAACGTCGGTTAAACAACACGATACAGTTTAGCATGTTCTTTCTGCCTTCGGGCCTGTCAAGGGACAACTGTATATGCAGAGATGGGTGATCAAAAATTTGTCATTTTGGAACAGAATTCCACAAATTTGCAACAAAAAAGGCACTGTTCCAGATGGGGAATTTTTACAAAATTAATCAAAAGCGCTTTCGGTGTCCAGATTTGTCAGGGGTTTGTTTGACGCTTCGCAGGTCTCATGTATAATTGATCCCGTTGTCTTGTCAAGGCAACAAGGAGGCACATTTTGGAACTGTTCGGTTTCGGACCCCACTTGATGATCGATGGTTATCACGCCGCCTCAGAGAAACTGGAAGACGCAGCACTGCTGGAAAGCATCCTGCAAGACCTTCCCCGGGCAATCGACATGACTGTGGTGCTGCCTCCTGCCGTCACCGAACACCACGGCCTCAGCGAAGAAGACTCGGGTTACACCGGTGTGGTGATCATTGCTGAATCGCACATTGCGATTCACACCTTCCCCAGACGGGGATTTGTCAGTGTGGACATTTTTTCCTGCAAAGAATTCGATGCCCAGCACGCACTCAATTATCTGGTTGAGAAACTGGACATCGGACGGTACGACACCCACTTCATCAACAGGGGCAAGGAATTTCCCAAAGACCTCGCGGTGGCCCAGAAGATCCTCTCTGGGGAACGGGAATACCTCTCTGCTCGACTGGCATAAGCGCAGCAAAAAACAAACACAGGAAAAGCGGCTGGGATCTCCAGCCGCTTTTTGATGTTGATTTGGATGTTGATTTGGATGTTGATTTGGATGTTGATTTGAAGGTTAAGTTCAGGCTTTGACCGAAACAGGAACCGTTCTGCGCACACTGAAAGCCAGCACGGGGGCCAGGGCGTCCAGCATGCCCATCAGTTGACCGTCTGCGGTGTACTTGCGGATCAGCTGACCGCCTTTGCGGGCTGCGTAAATGTGGCCTTCGTGGTCCACATCCAGCAGCAGTTCACCTGTGGGCTCACCGTGCCAGGGGTCAATCAGCACCGCAGAGACCGGTTTCCCGGCAGCACTCATCACGCGGATGCGGCTGCTGGTGGAATCGCTGACCAGCACATTGCCTTTGAGGTCCACACCCACCCCGTCCAGGGCTTGCAGGGCCTGGGCATCTTTGGATTGCTTAAAGGCCACCCGTGAAATGTAGCTGCCGTCCAGCGAGAAACGCTGCACTTCGCGAAGCTGGGTGTCCAGCACAAAGATGAATTCATCGTTGGCGGCCAGCATGCGGGGCTCCCGGAAGGTGCCCTGACCGTCTCCACGCCCACCAAATTTGCGAACGAAGTCCCCTTCCATGGTGTACTCCTGCACCATGCAGGTGTCCAGGTCCAGGGCGTAAATGCGCTTGCTGGGGGTCACGGCCAGAGACACCAGGTTGAGCAGGTTGCCTTCTTTCAGGCCGTAAGGGGCAAAACCACCCACCAGTTCCATCTCGCTGTTGAGGATGCGCAGCATGGGGGCATTGGCGGTTTTGTAATCCACCACGCCTGCCAGCAGGTTTCCATCTGGGAGGTAATGGCAGGCCACAGGAATGGTGGGCAGGGCGCCCGAATCCATGTTGCCCAGACCCTGCAGCAAATTCCCCTGGGTGTCCAGCACCCGGATGAAATTCTGACCGCTGTTGGTCACCACCACCAGCGTGCTGGGCAGGATGGGAATGGAGTTGTCGATCAGGTCGCCAGAGTCAATCAGGCGCAGCACCTCGTCCAGGCTGGGGCGGTGGGAGGGGTCTTTTTCAAGCATGCGCATGATCAGGTCGTTGAGCGCAATGGGAATCCGCACATTGTACTGGCGGGGAGGGGTGGGCACATCGAAGACCTGCTGGTGCACCACCACGTCGTAGCTGCCTGCAAAAGGGGTGCGACCTGCAGCCATCTCGTACAGCACCATGCCCAGACTGTAGATGTCACTGCGGGCATCCACACTGCCACCTTTGGCCTGTTCGGGGCTCATGTAGATGGGGGTGCCCACCCGACCTGCGCCCACGCTCAGACGGGACACCGCCTGACCCACAGCAATCCCGAAATCCATCAGGCGCACCTGGTAGGAATCGATGTCTCCCTGGGTGATCTGTTCACGCATCAGCATGATGTTGGAAGGCTTGACATCCCGGTGCACCAGTCCCTGGGAGTGAATGTACCTGAGGGCATCACACACAGCACGGGAAATGTTCAGCACCGAAGACACACTCACAGGCTGCGAGAGCATGTACCCTTCCAGAGACTGACCTTTGACATACTCCATGATCATGTAAAAAGGCTGGGTGTCAGCATTGTAGTCAAAGACCCGCACGATGTTGGGGTGTTCCAGGCGCTTGAGGGTGGCGGCTTCCTGCACAAACCTGCGCAGCACCTTGTTGTCACCAAAGTGTTTTTCCAGGGGGACCTTGATGGCCACCAGCTTTTCGTCCTCCAGCCTTCTGGCCAGATGGACCACAGCCATGCCCCCTTCTCCGATGCGCTCCAGGATCTGGTAGCCCCGGATGTTGAGTTGAAGTTCTCCTCCCTGGCGGACCAGTCGCGCTCTGGGTTTCCGCCGCTGTTTGCGGTTGGGTCCTTTCACCGGAACAAACCTGGTGAGGTAAAAGCTTGTTCCAATCAGGAAGCTGGCAATCAGAGCTGGTGTGAGCGCACGCTCCACCGAACTGAAACTGACCAGGTAGGTGACGAAAAGCAGAGTGACCACTGCCAGGGCCAGCGCCAGAACGCGTTCTGATGCTCGGTACCACAGCACACCACTCACGACAAAAATCAGGATCAACCAAACCATTTTGCTCCCTAAGCGTGCGGTTTATTCTCCTAGGATAGCAAATTTTAGAGTTTGTTAAGAAGCCATTACGATTTGAGCCAGTTTGCTGCGTCCAGCGCGTGATAAGTCAGAATGGCGTCCGCTCCAGCCCTTCTCATGCTGGTCAGGGTCTCCAGCACAATGCGCTTTTCATCGATGTAACCGGCCTGCGCTGCAGCCTTCACCATGGCGTATTCTCCAGAGACGTTGTAGGCCACCACCGGAAGTTGAGTGTTATCCCGCACAACGCGCAAAACGTCAAGGTAGGCCAGCGCAGGCTTGACCATCAGGAAGTCTGCCCCTTCTGCTTCATCCAGGCTGGATTCCCTCAGGGCCTCCCGGTACCCCGAAGCAGGGTTTATCTGGTAGGTTTTCTTGTCCCCCATCTTGGGTGCACTGTCCAGCGCTGTTCTGAAAGGACCATAGTAAGCAGAGGCGTACTTGGTCGAGTAAGACATGATCATGACCCGCTCAAAACCCGCCTCGTCCAGAGCGGACCTCAGGGCTCCAATGCGGCCATCCATCATGTCAGAAGGAGCCACAATGTCTGCACCTGCAGCCGCCTGGGTGAGGGCCATTTTGATCAAGACCTCCACAGTCTCATCGTTCAGGATCTCCCCAGTTTCAGAGACAATCCCATCGTGTCCATCTGAGGAGTAAGGATCCAGGGCCACATCGGTGATCAGCAGCAGTTCGGGCAGCGCTTTTTTAAATGCCCGAATGGTGCGGGCAAACAGCCCTTGCGGGTTGTGGCTCTCAGAGCCATATTTGTCTTTCAGGTCATTGGGAATGGCGGGAAACAATGCCACCCCCTTGATGCCCAGGTTCCAGGCCTCTCTGGCATGCTCGATGGCCAGATCAATGGAATACCGGTGAATTCCAGGCATGGCAGAGATTGGGGTTTTGACCCCCTCCCCTTCCTCAATGAACATGGGGTACAGAAGATGACGGGGTTCCAGGGTGGTTTCCCTGAGGATTTCACGGATGGAATGGCTGGAACGCAGGCGGCGGGGACGGTAGGTGAGGTCCATAGAGAACAGGATACCCAATGGAAGCGGGACGAAAAACCCTGGATTTCACGATGGTGTTTGGCAGAAGGGAAATGTAGGGGCGAGGCGTGCCTCGCCCTGATGGCAGAAATCTCAAATTGGATCTCTGGCTGGCACTTGATGTCCAGAACCACCAAATTGCTTGACCTCACCCAGAAACAAAAAGGGCGCAGCACGCTGCGCCCCTACATCTCAAAATGAATCAGACTTCGCTGGAAATGAAGGTCCCAACC contains:
- the sdhA gene encoding succinate dehydrogenase flavoprotein subunit, with the protein product MHHRYDVLVVGAGGAGLMASLYAAKNKNVSVAVISKLYPTRSHTGAAQGGVGAALGNVNEDHWEWHMFDTIKGGDYLTDQDAAEIFSKDVIEAVYELEHMGLPFSRLPNGKIAQRKFGGHTREYGKSAVERACYAVDRTGHMILQTLYQQNVKAGTTFYNEFQVLDLIIEDNVCKGVVALELSSGEIHTFHAKSVILASGGYGRVFKITSNALSLTGDLMSIYYRKGLPLEDLEFYQFHPTGIAKLGILITEGARGEGGILRNDSGERFMERYAPTIKDLAPRDMVSRAIYREIREGRGVGKEKDAIMLDLTHLPKDIIESRLPDITDFARTYLGVDPVKELVPIQPTAHYAMGGVPTTIDGEALASEDGTLVRGLYAAGEVACVSLHGANRLGTNSLGDLIVFGRRAGMAAAKFAQKAEFETLPNNPEAYSKGLIDRLRSNSGTDNAAKIRKELQDTMMMNVGIFRNGKDMEAQVKIVKELQARYKNVSVADPSARYNTELVEALELGFLLDIAEAMTASALNRTESRGAHDREDFTERNDDQWLKHTMAYRDMNNPGNVLLRYKPVVLKGETLNFVPKPRVY
- a CDS encoding succinate dehydrogenase hydrophobic membrane anchor subunit encodes the protein MIRAKRFEDAKAQATGNSELFWWVFMRISGIVLMFLVLGHIYMTFIQAPESVTASYETIVNKLDKPVWKLYDWLIMVLAGLHGVNGARYVIEDYIPSKNRRFWTKAIFYTVVGVIFVWGTIGLYTFQPAQ
- the sdhC gene encoding succinate dehydrogenase, cytochrome b556 subunit, producing the protein MIGGYRGKEGQWAFMLHRISGLAILLYLLLHILSIGSIAISRDAYEAVHAVESHWLFSIGLVFVTAGVLYHALNGLRIIFMDFAGWGVKIQRELFYLVLVISAVGGLMTGVLTLGRILGWFPEA
- the speD gene encoding adenosylmethionine decarboxylase; the protein is MELFGFGPHLMIDGYHAASEKLEDAALLESILQDLPRAIDMTVVLPPAVTEHHGLSEEDSGYTGVVIIAESHIAIHTFPRRGFVSVDIFSCKEFDAQHALNYLVEKLDIGRYDTHFINRGKEFPKDLAVAQKILSGEREYLSARLA
- a CDS encoding protein kinase domain-containing protein, which encodes MVWLILIFVVSGVLWYRASERVLALALAVVTLLFVTYLVSFSSVERALTPALIASFLIGTSFYLTRFVPVKGPNRKQRRKPRARLVRQGGELQLNIRGYQILERIGEGGMAVVHLARRLEDEKLVAIKVPLEKHFGDNKVLRRFVQEAATLKRLEHPNIVRVFDYNADTQPFYMIMEYVKGQSLEGYMLSQPVSVSSVLNISRAVCDALRYIHSQGLVHRDVKPSNIMLMREQITQGDIDSYQVRLMDFGIAVGQAVSRLSVGAGRVGTPIYMSPEQAKGGSVDARSDIYSLGMVLYEMAAGRTPFAGSYDVVVHQQVFDVPTPPRQYNVRIPIALNDLIMRMLEKDPSHRPSLDEVLRLIDSGDLIDNSIPILPSTLVVVTNSGQNFIRVLDTQGNLLQGLGNMDSGALPTIPVACHYLPDGNLLAGVVDYKTANAPMLRILNSEMELVGGFAPYGLKEGNLLNLVSLAVTPSKRIYALDLDTCMVQEYTMEGDFVRKFGGRGDGQGTFREPRMLAANDEFIFVLDTQLREVQRFSLDGSYISRVAFKQSKDAQALQALDGVGVDLKGNVLVSDSTSSRIRVMSAAGKPVSAVLIDPWHGEPTGELLLDVDHEGHIYAARKGGQLIRKYTADGQLMGMLDALAPVLAFSVRRTVPVSVKA
- the hemB gene encoding porphobilinogen synthase — protein: MDLTYRPRRLRSSHSIREILRETTLEPRHLLYPMFIEEGEGVKTPISAMPGIHRYSIDLAIEHAREAWNLGIKGVALFPAIPNDLKDKYGSESHNPQGLFARTIRAFKKALPELLLITDVALDPYSSDGHDGIVSETGEILNDETVEVLIKMALTQAAAGADIVAPSDMMDGRIGALRSALDEAGFERVMIMSYSTKYASAYYGPFRTALDSAPKMGDKKTYQINPASGYREALRESSLDEAEGADFLMVKPALAYLDVLRVVRDNTQLPVVAYNVSGEYAMVKAAAQAGYIDEKRIVLETLTSMRRAGADAILTYHALDAANWLKS